A window of Novosphingobium terrae contains these coding sequences:
- a CDS encoding cytochrome b, producing the protein MPRYSAVAILLHWLIAALILTNLALGWWMQTLEGLAQFEKYQLHKSIGILVLLLSVLRLAWRLTHQAPPYPETMKPWEKLAASSVHWLLYAIMIGMPLTGWLLVSTSAFKLPTLLFHTVPWPHLPVHDWPVDARMQVNHLSEGAHKALAFGTAGLVALHIGAALKHQIVARDKVLSRMLPRFGRAN; encoded by the coding sequence ATGCCCCGCTATTCCGCTGTCGCCATCCTGCTGCACTGGCTGATCGCCGCCCTGATCCTCACCAATCTGGCGCTGGGCTGGTGGATGCAGACGCTTGAAGGGCTGGCCCAGTTCGAGAAGTATCAGCTCCACAAGAGCATCGGCATTCTGGTTCTGCTGCTCAGCGTGTTGCGGCTGGCCTGGCGCCTGACGCATCAGGCCCCGCCCTATCCCGAAACGATGAAACCATGGGAAAAGCTGGCGGCATCATCGGTGCATTGGCTGCTCTATGCCATCATGATCGGCATGCCGCTGACCGGCTGGCTGCTGGTTTCGACCAGCGCTTTCAAACTGCCCACCTTGCTGTTCCACACCGTGCCCTGGCCGCATCTGCCGGTGCATGACTGGCCGGTGGACGCCCGCATGCAGGTCAACCACCTCTCCGAGGGCGCGCATAAGGCGCTGGCTTTTGGCACGGCTGGGCTGGTGGCGCTGCATATCGGCGCAGCGCTCAAGCATCAGATCGTCGCGCGTGACAAGGTTCTCTCCCGCATGCTGCCGCGCTTCGGCCGCGCCAACTGA